The genomic segment tgccgctctaaagaggggctgttcatatctcaaaggaagtacacacttgaaatatcttgaatgaggcaggaaccattggaagtagacagccaaaacaccattggaagaaggctacaaggtgctgcgagagggggagtatgaatctactccatttcaagatatCAAGAAGTATAGAAAAATGGtggctcatctatctaaccattaccagaccagatgtgtgctttgctgtgaaccaagtgagtcaacacatgggagctcctaaggtgcaccattggaacatggtagaaAGGATctgagatacttaagagaggcgccaggtcaaggagtttggatggcgtgtaacaagagtactgaagttgtgggatattgtgaatgctgattgggctggagacagagtagacagaagatcaaccacagggtaATTGCAATTCATTTGGAGGGAATCTAGTCAcatggaagagtaagaagcaaaaggtggtatcttgctcaagtgctgaagcagaatatagagcaatgaggaaacttaccagtgagctgatatggatcaaaggtctactcaaggatttgggcattgagatcagtacaatgaccatgcattgtgacaaccaagcagcaatacacatcgcaagcaactcagtcttccatgagaggactaagcacatagaggtggactgccacaaagtagacaaagcagtggagcagcatagtgatccttccatgctacactcggagtgaggatcaactggctgacatcttcaccaaggcagccagtagcaaggtttgtgagttcatccatcctaagcttggactcatagacctcacctgtcactgatccccttagtcatgaaggattctactctttttctttgcttggtttttatcccaagtggtttccAAGTAaagttttaatgagggaatgcttcatggtttccaagcttgatcaatactatggtcaagcttgagggggagtgttgacatgaagcaataataagGAGTGAAGACATGAAGCTAGCAAATGACAGTGGTGATGAATAAGAGACATGCAATGCGCATGAAAGAGTTGATGGTTTACTATTGTGTGtcgtgcaaggcaaggaagagtcTTATTTAAATCACCAAGGAAAGGATACATTGACTAGAAACAAGAGGGGATGTcgatacaagaagaatagagtcgttgaggaagaagtcacgggtctgtctaaggaagatcagagcaGAGAACCCGTTGTGAACGTCACTATCACTCcgtctggccgagccaagatcgaccagTCCTCTCTCCTATTTGTTTCATTCTTCTGTACTATCTCTCATGTAGTTTGATTGTATCTGTTATTGTCGATTTGCTCATGTGTTGGTCTTAAATATCTGTacatgttctgaatcaagtaagaaatattttcctcatctctctcttgttACTTGCGCAAcctcctcttctctctttcttggTCTCTCTCGTCGgtttatctctttgttctcATATAGTTCTTTAACAAATCTACCACTCATGACTCCTCTTAATCCGACAATTTATCaaataagtgttgtgagcaagaataTCCCacattctatccagatgatttccagaTTAGTGCctgtcggacatatgccattatcttcatgattctatcaaaccaggatgaaccacgatctagaagcttatttggaaccactctcagtggagaataaccaggaagttgaataaatctcataggagttgtgagtaagaagaatcccacttcctatccagatgattccagattagcctgttccgAACATATgcaaatcttcatgattcttatcaaacaggatgaaccacgatctaagaagctttatttggaaccactaatcagtggagaataaccaggaagttgaataaatctcataagtgttgtgagtaagaagatatcccactttctatccagatgattccagattagcctgttcggacatatgccattaatcttcatgattcttatcaaaccaggatgaaccacgatctaagaagctttatttggaaccactaatcagtggaaaataaccaggaagttgaataaatctcataagagttgtgagtaagaagatatcccaccttctatccagatgattccagattagcctgttcggacatatgccaatatcttcatgattcttatcaaaccaggatgaaccacgatctaagaagctttatttggaaccactaatcagtggagaataaccaggaagttgaataaatctcataggagttgtgagcaagaagatatcccactttctatccagatgattccagattagcctgttcggacatatgcattatcttcatgattcttatcaaaccaggatgaaccacgatctaagaagctttatttggaaccactaatcagtggagaataaccaggaagttgaataaatctcataggagttgtgagtaagaagatatcccactttctatccagatgattccagattagcctgttcggacatatgccaatatcttcatgattcttatcaaaccaggatgaaccacgatctaagaagctttatttggaaccactaatcagtggagaataaccaggaagttgaataaatctcataggagttgtgagtaagaagatatcccactttctatccagatgattccagattagcctgttcggacatatgccattatcttcatgattcttatcaaaccaggatgaaccacgatctaagaagctttatttggaaccactaatcagtggagaataaccaggaagttgaataaatctcataggagttgtgagtaagaagatatcccactttctatccagatgattccagattagcctgttcggacatatggcaatatcttcatgattcttatcaaaccaggatgaaccacgatctaagaagctttatttggaaccactaatcagtggagaataaccaggaagttgaataaatctcataagagttgtgagtaagaagatatcccactttctatccagatgattccagattagcctgttcggacatatgccattatcttcatgattcttatcaaaccaggatgaaccacgatctaagaagctttatttggaaccactaatcagtggagaataaccaggaagttgaataaatctcataggagttgtgagtaagaagatatcccactttctatccagatgattccagattagcctgttcggacatatggcaatatcttcatgattcttatcaaaccaggatgaaccacgatctaagaagctttatttggaaccactaatcagtggagaataaccaggaagttgaataaatctcataggagttgtgagtaagaagatatcccactttctatccagatgattccagattagcctgttcggacatatggcaatatcttcatgattcttatcaaaccaggatgaaccacgatctaagaagctttatttggaaccactaatcagtggagaataaccaggaagttgaataaatctcataagtttgtgagtaagaagatatcccactttctatccagatgattccagattagcctgttcggacatatgccattatcttcatgattcttatcaaaccaggatgaaccacgatctaagaagctttatttggaaccactaatcagtggagaataaccaggaagttgaataaatctcataggagttgtgagtaagaagatatcccactttctatccagatgattccagattagcctgttcggacatatggcattatcttcatgattcttatcaaaccaggatgaaccacgatctaagaagctttatttggaaccactaatcagtggagaataaccaggaagttgaataaatctcataggagttgtgagtaagaagatatcccactttctatccagatgattccagattagcctgttcggacatatggcaatatcttcatgattcttatcaaaccaggatgaaccacgatctaagaagctttatttggaaccactaatcagtggagaataaccaggaagttgaataaatctcataagtgttgtgagtaagaagatatcccactttctatccagatgattccagattagcctgttcggacatatgccattatcttcatgattcttatcaaaccaggatgaaccacgatctaagaagctttatttggaaccactaatcagtggagaataaccaggaagttgaataaatctcataggagttgtgagtaagaagatatcccactttctatccagatgattccagattagcctgttcggacatatggcaatatcttcatgattcttatcaaaccaggatgaaccacgatctaagaagctttatttggaaccactaatcagtggagaataaccaggaagttgaataaatctcataagagttgtgagtaagaagatatcccactttctatccagatgattccagattagcctgttcggacatatgccattatcttcatgattcttatcaaaccaggatgaaccacgatctaagaagctttatttggaaccactaatcagtggagaataaccaggaagttgaataaatctcataggagttgtgagtaagaagatatcccactttctatccagatgattccagattagcctgttcggacatatggcaatatcttcatgattcttatcaaaccaggatgaaccacgatctaagaagctttatttggaaccactaatcagtggagaataaccaggaagttgaataaatctcataagtgttgtgagtaagaagatatcccactttctatccagatgattccagattagcctgttcggacatatgccattatcttcatgattcttatcaaaccaggatgaaccacgatctaagaagctttatttggaaccactaatcagtggagaataaccaggaagttgaataaatctcataagtgttgtgagcaagaagatatcccaccttctatccagatgattccagattagcctgttcggacatatgccattatcttcatgattcttatcaaaccaggatgaaccacgatctaagaagctttatttggaaccactaatcagtggagaataaccaggaagttgaataaatctcataggagttgtgagtaagaagatatcccactttctatccagatgattccagattagcctgttcggacatatgccattatcttcatgattcttatcaaaccaggatgaaccacgatctaagaagctttatttggaaccactaatcagtggagaataaccaggaagttgaataaatctcataggagttgtgagtaagaagatatcccactttctatccagatgattccagattagcctgttcggacatatgcaatatcttcatgattcttatcaaaccaggatgaaccacgatctaagaagctttatttggaaccactaatcagtggagaataaccaggaagttgaataaatctcataagagttgtgagtaagaagatatcccactttctatccagatgattccagattagcctgttcggacatatgccaatatcttcatgattcttatcaaaccaggatgaaccacgatctaagaagctttatttggaaccactaatcagtggagaataaccaggaagttgaataaatctcataggagttgtgagtaagaagatatcccactttctatccagatgattccagattagcctgttcggacatatgccaatatcttcatgattcttatcaaaccaggatgaaccacgatctaagaagctttatttggaaccactaatcagtggagaataaccaggaagttgaataaatctcataggagttgtgagtaagaagatatcccactttctatccagatgattccagattagcctgttcggacatatggcaatatcttcatgattcttatcaaaccaggatgaaccacgatctaagaagctttatttggaaccactaatcagtggagaataaccaggaagttgaataaatctcataggagttgtgagtaagaagatatcccactttctatccagatgattccagattagcctgttcggacatatgccattatcttcatgattcttatcaaaccaggatgaaccacgatctaagaagctttatttggaaccactaatcagtggagaataaccaggaagttgaataaatctcataggagttgtgagtaagaagatatcccactttctatccagatgattccagattagcctgttcggacatatggcaatatcttcatgattcttatcaaaccaggatgaaccacgatctaagaagctttatttggaaccactaatcagtggagaataaccaggaagttgaataaatctcataggagttgtgagtaagaagatatcccactttctatccagatgattccagattagcctgttcggacatatgcaatatcttcatgattcttatcaaaccaggatgaaccacgatctaagaagctttatttggaaccactaatcagtggagaataaccaggaagttgaataaatctcataggagttgtgagtaagaagatatcccactttctatccagatgattccagattagcctgttcggacatatggcaatatcttcatgattcttatcaaaccaggatgaaccacgatctaagaagctttatttggaaccactaatcagtggagaataaccaggaagttgaataaatctcataggagttgtgagtaagaagatatcccactttctatccagatgattccagattagcctgttcggacatatgcattatcttcatgattcttatcaaaccaggatgaaccacgatctaagaagctttatttggaaccactaatcagtggagaataaccaggaagttgaataaatctcataggagttgtgagtaagaagatatcccactttctatccagatgattccagattagcctgttcggacatatggcaatatcttcatgattcttatcaaaccaggatgaaccacgatctaagaagctttatttggaaccactaatcagtggagaataaccaggaagttgaataaatctcataggagttgtgagtaagaagatatcccactttctatccagatgattccagattagcctgttcggacatatgccaatatcttcatgattcttatcaaaccaggatgaaccacgatctaagaagctttatttggaaccactaatcagtggagaataaccaggaagttgaataaatctcataggagttgtgagtaagaagatatcccactttctatccagatgattccagattagcctgttcggacatatgccaatatcttcatgattcttatcaaaccaggatgaaccacgatctaagaagctttatttggaaccactaatcagtggagaataaccaggaagttgaataaatctcataggagttgtgagtaagaagatatcccactttctatccagatgattccagattagcctgttcggacatatggcattatcttcatgattcttatcaaaccaggatgaaccacgatctaagaagctttatttggaaccactaatcagtggagaataaccaggaagttgaataaatctcataagtgttgtgagtaagaagatatcccactttctatccagatgattccagattagcctgttcggacatatgccaatatcttcatgattcttatcaaaccaggatgaaccacgatctaagaagctttatttggaaccactaatcagtggagaataaccaggaagttgaataaatctcataggagttgtgagtaagaagatatcccactttctatccagatgattccagacactacaaaaaaagttgCTATTCATAGCACATTGTTATAGCTCGTTTCACTGAACTGCTGTCGTTGATTAGCGAATTTTTTTGTACTTATAGAACAGCATTAGATAAATGCTATGATAGAGTTTTAGTAAGCGGGAACCTAAAATTAGCTTTTCCGCGAAACACTTAGTGAAAATTAGAgttctaatttatttttcccTCACTCTAATCGGGTTCCCTCTCATCTCTCTCATTTTTCCCTCTTTCTCAAATGAACCCTAAATGAAATCTCCATCGATTCTCTCTCTCGAAACAAATCTGCAAACCTATCAACTCGAAATCAATCTCCATCAACCTCCATCTCCAAAACCCTAAGCGAAATCCGCCGCCATTCGCATCTCGAAACCAATCTCCATCCTCGCGAACCATCGTCGCCGCTTCTCCCAGCCGCCACAGATCTTCTATTCAACTCCGGTTCTACATCTCGAAGGTATTGGAAGTCCTAATTTTGACATCTCTATCAATGTTTGAGCTCAAATCGATTTacattattagttttaatagattgtatttttttttcttgttctgaTTTCTCTGTTGCTTTGTGTTCTTGGTTGCTTTGAGTTCTTGTTTGGTATCGTTATATTGTCTAAATGattctgatatttttatttatttgaagcCAACTTATGTGTTATTTGTTCCGATTCTGAGGACAACTTGTCAAGTTCTTTCTGTTACGAAAAGATTTCAACTTAGGTTTGAACACAGTATGATGGACAAAGCTTGGGTACATCTAAACAGGTACTGATCTTAAGCatttatattatgtttcatTTTGGTGTTTAGAGGCTTaacttgtttcttttgttttcgtTTTGATTGTTAATGGAAGAGATGATCCTGGATACGAGAGAGGGGCTTCACAGTTTGTCCGAGATGTGGCTTCATCTATGGGAGGGATTGATATGATTATATGCCCGTGCATAGACTGCCGTAACATAGATCGTCATGCAGCAAGTGTGGTACTTGATCATCTTGTTACCAGGGGTATGGAGGAGGGTTATAAGATGAGGGCTGATTGGTATCTACATGGTGAATTGAACGCAGAGGTTGCAGATGAGAACAAAGTGAGTGAATGGAACGATGAGATCTTTGGGTTGTTCAGAGCTGCTCAGTGTTTTGATGAAGACTTAGCTGATATTGGGGGTTTAACTGAGATGTCAGAGGGAGACGACAAGAAAGAGGATGAGTTCTTGGCGAAGCTAGCTGACGCTGAAACACCACTGTATCCGAGCTGTGCAAGCCATAGCAAGTTGTCTGCAATTGTGTCATTGTTCAGATTGAAGACTCAGAATGGATGGTCAGACAAGAGTTTCAATAATCTGCTAGAGACATTGCCGGACATGTTACCTGAAGAAAATGTCCTGCACACATCACTCTACGACGTTAAGTAGTTTCTGAAGTCATTTGACATGGGTTACGAGAAGATCCATGCTTGTGTCAATGACTGCATCCTTTACAGAAAGAGGTTCACGAAGCTCGACAAGTGTCCTAAATGCAAAGCTTCGAGATGGAAGACTAATAAGCACACTGGTGAGAAGAAGAAAGGCGTTCCACAGAAAGTCTTACGGTACTTTCCTGTAATACCACGACTGAAGTGAATGTTCCGGTCTGAGGAAATGGCCAAGGAATTAAGATGGCACTTTACCAACAAAAGCAGTGATGGAAAGCTGTGTCATCCTGTTGATTCAGTAACATGGGAGCATATGAATGCGAAATACCCTTCATTTGCAGCTGAAGCAAGGAACCTGAGGCTTGGACTTTCAACGGATGGCTTCAATCCATTCAACATGAAGAATTCGATGTACAGTTGCTGGCCGGTCTTGTTAGTTAACTACAACCTACCACCTGATTTATGCATGAAGAAGGAGAACATTATGCTTTCTTTGTTGATTCCTGGTCCACATCAGCCTGGTAACAGCATAGATGTGTATTTAGAACCCCTAATAGACGATCTGAACAGTCTGTGGAGCGTTGGAGAGGTAACATACGACGCTCTTAGTCGATCTACTTTTACACTCAAGGCGATGCTGCTATGGACGATCAGCGATTTTCCGGCTTATGGTAATCTTGCAGGATGCAAGGTGAAAGGGAAAATGGGGTGTCCTTTATGTGGGAAGAATACAGATAGCATGTGGCTGAAGTTCAGTAGAAAACATGTCTACATGTGCCACAGAAAGGCTCTTCCACCAACTCACAGATTTAGAGGAAAGAAGAGATGGTTTGATGGAAAAGCTGAACAAGGGAGAAGGGGCAGAATACTCACTGGTCGTGACATTTCTCAACATCTGAGAAATTTCCACAatgattttggaaattttaaacGATCTGCAAGTAAGAGAAAAAGGATTCAATGTTCAACTAATAAAGGGTCTGATAGTGAGAGTTTCTCTAACGAatcagaggaagaggaagaggaagaagtacAAGTCGATGAGGATGAGTTATCTAGATGGAAGAAAAGGTCTATATTCTTCAAGCTACCTTATTGGGAGGTAAGATGCTTCTTTCTGTTACTTTAATTGTTTTTCATTGTCacagtttttaaatatatttttctgtttcttaTGTGTAGGAACTTCCGGTGAGGCACAACTTAGATGTAATGCATGTGGAGAGAAATGTTGCTGCTAGCTTAGTTTCAACCTTGTTGCACTGTGGGAAATCAAAGGATGGTCTTGCGGCTCGTAAGGATCTGGAGGAGCTTGGGATTAGGCCTGATTTGCACCCAAAAATGCGAGGTAAAAGAACATATCTCCCTCCAGCACCGTGGTCATTGTCGAAGACAGAGAAGAAGATATTTTGCAGGCGTCTATTTGATTTCAAAGGGCCAGATGGATATTGTTCTAACATATCA from the Raphanus sativus cultivar WK10039 unplaced genomic scaffold, ASM80110v3 Scaffold2301, whole genome shotgun sequence genome contains:
- the LOC108830900 gene encoding uncharacterized protein LOC108830900; protein product: MGYEKIHACVNDCILYRKRFTKLDKCPKCKASRWKTNKHTGEKKKGVPQKVLRDGKLCHPVDSVTWEHMNAKYPSFAAEARNLRLGLSTDGFNPFNMKNSMYSCWPVLLVNYNLPPDLCMKKENIMLSLLIPGPHQPGNSIDVYLEPLIDDLNSLWSVGEVTYDALSRSTFTLKAMLLWTISDFPAYGNLAGCKVKGKMGCPLCGKNTDSMWLKFSRKHVYMCHRKALPPTHRFRGKKRWFDGKAEQGRRGRILTGRDISQHLRNFHNDFGNFKRSASKRKRIQCSTNKGSDSESFSNESEEEEEEEVQVDEDELSRWKKRSIFFKLPYWEELPVRHNLDVMHVERNVAASLVSTLLHCGKSKDGLAARKDLEELGIRPDLHPKMRGKRTYLPPAPWSLSKTEKKIFCRRLFDFKGPDGYCSNISRGVSMDDCKVSGLKSHDYHVLMQQLLPIALKGLLPKGPRLTIFRLCGFFNLLCQRVIDMEKLLVMEAEIVETLCMFERFFPPSLFDIMLHLTVHLGREARLGGPVHFRWMYPFERYMKVLKDFVRNPARPEGCIAECYLAEECIRFCSEFLKKTTNVQEKVERNMEYENNSILEGRPISTGTSVSLTEVEKRIAHLAIIQNMALIEPYVDIYKTQMGDVIVMHQPYGVPLDSTEHSDTLKWIAYGPRSSARSYTWFIINGQRFHTTSVDRKSQNSGVYYEATAVCRASAKDTSQVVDLVSYYGRVTYIILMDYNIFYVPLFRCQWAVKGNGVKIEDGFTLVNMSHSQASFASDPYILTSQAKQVFYSREDESTKWYIVMKGPSRRYSKEDMQ